TTAGAGGAAGTCCAAGATCAGCAGCCCTTCCCTTTTTAGTACGTCTTAGCATTatggtttttaaaattttgtgtttcAACAGAATCATCGCATCTCTACCAAACCCATGATTCCCTTGAGATTGTATGGGTGATGCAATATACTAGAACATAAGATGTATCAACATCACCGTGAAGCAACAATATTATTTATCACAACTAATGAAATGCATCAAAATAAATAGCAATTTGATAACTTACTCTATTCCACCAGCAAAAGTGTCGAAAAGATTGGTGGTGGCAATGTGGACACTCGAATGAGCTAAAATAAACACAAAcacaaaagggagaaaataagagatttcaaaaaggtGAAAAATAAGAAGATGCTCAAGGAAGAAAGATTTCAACTGTCATTGAAATAGTAATATCTCGGgtgaaaatgaacaaatataacATAGTAAAATGAAAACAAATCCTCAACTATATGTTTCTCTATTTAACCAAGTTAGGtgcaaatataaaaaagaaactttTAAGTCTACCTATTGTTGAGAGCTCTGCAATCACAATCTTCGCAGAAGTAGTACGAGTAAGGAATAATTTGTAAGAAATGGACCTGTCCAAAAGTAAGGATGTATTTAGATCAGAGAATGAATATGTGAATTATGTTAGCCCCCAAAAAAGATTAATCACAAGAAACATACAAGTGAGTACAACTCTCCTACACGGTTCTGTAGGGGAGTACCACTTAAGGCCCACTTATAAGAAGATTCTAGCGAAAGAATAGCTCTTGTAGTGTTGCTGTGtatatttttcacacaatggGCCTGAGCAACAAAAGTAGAGTCCGTTAGAAAACTGTGGATAAAGGGTTTGTCCGATGAAACTTACAAATGTGAACTTTTAATAGACTTCTCtgtaaaaaatatcatatacaaCATTAGCCCTAACTACCCATGATGGCAGAGTGGTTTGTCATGTTTATacaaccttacccctaccttgtgaaggtagagaGGTTTTTTTAGGTAGACCTTCAGCTTAagtaaaacgtatcaagaaaaaCCAAATATGTGGGTCAAGTAATGCAATGATCACCTCATCCAAAATAATACGATTCCAATTTATAGAGTGCAAAATCATGATATTTTTCCTGTACTCAGTCTCCACTATTGAGTAGGTAGTgataacaaaatcatattccGCGAATCTGCCAATATTTTTCTCCCTGTTGGCACCATGATATACAAAAATTGCGTTGCTTACTTTTGTAGTGAAGCGTTCAATCTCGTTGACCCACTGAATCACAGCAACAACTGGACAAATAACAAGGGTTCCTTTCACTGCTTGAAGAATACAGGGGGCAGGTGAGAGCAAACCGGAATCTGAAATTGCTTGCCCTATTCCACGTTTAGCTAGCACAAGAGCTATGGCTTGAACAGTCTTCCCCATCCCCATATCATCTGCAAGAATGCCGCCTCTAACTATAGATTCTTCTTGCTTCAAAGCCCAAGCCAACCATTCTTTCTGATACCTTAGCAAGGGTATGATCAAATCAGATGGCTGCTCAGCAGTTTCAGTCATAAACTCATTCTGACTATTGAAGTCTAGATAAAGTGCATGGTTTTCTTCCATCCACCTATCGTTCTCTTCTTCCCATTTTTGCCACATCAATAAAATGTCACCACCATTTCCTACATCATTTATTACACCATCTTGTTCTACCTgctcttcttttattttaatactGCATTCACCCTTTGTTATATTGGGACAAACTGCTTCCGCAGTTAAATCAGTGTCAACAAATCCACCTACTTGGGCTTCATTCATCAAATTATCAGCTTCATCTGCATAGATGGTTATACCAATAATCACATAATAACCGTGTGCATTAACTATTCAATGCACATCCATATTTGACTGCATGAACTTTTATTTTAGGTTAGCCAATAACTATCATATATCGGCAAAAAGAAAGTCCCAACATGCTAATAAAATGTCACTGTAGTTGCAACAattaaaaaggacaaaattGAAGGCAGGATATAAAAATAACTCCATCCTCATCAAAGCTCCTAATTTGGAAGCTTTGTTCTCCTAATTTCACAATCCACATTTAAGTGGAACCACATCATTTACATTTATCTACAACATATAGTGGATATACATATGACACATGCCTTATCAAAGAAATACTTCATCACCCACAAAAACAATAATGAAAAAGACACTTTAGTACAACAAATTGTCCCACTTGTTTCTAAGGATGGGAACAAACTTGCAATATTCCTATTAGGAAATATCATATTCTCTAATAATACTCGCAAACCTTATTTAATGATCTTATATTTTTCGTTCTATTTATACAAGTTTAGTCCTCGATACAAGAACGATTTTTTAGCTTCATATTTTCTATTCTAGTATTTAGTGTTCTCTTTATTTGTTGTTCAACTTCTTCATGTTTGATGAGTAAATTCAACCATCACTCCATTTGGATTGATCTTATATTTGTTCGATTCATCTTAAACCTAGCTAAGGATAGGGAAGAGTGTCCATGGTCATATAAGGAGCTCCCATGCATCTATTAAAGGGATAATGTGAGACTCTCATCActaataatatatgttcaaTCAATCAACCCatttattctttaataaaaacaaatagtaAGTTACAAAGATTTTCTATCAGTACTCCGGTGTTGCGCGCGCCTTGACTATCTCTCGGCACATGTTATGTCCATTCAATACAAGTACCAAGAAACTCTATCACGAGATTTGGGAATAATGCACTTAGTctaatttcatttaatatttgaaCCAAGGACGTCACACATTTGACTTCTAAATAATCCCACTATGGGTAGGATAAATGAACTTTTGGCACAGAAGTGATTTTTATGAATcgataatacttttttttatatagaattatttttttaccgtaaaaaacatgaaaaaattgtgaATTCCACCATTACAAAACACCCTAAAAATCCCATTTTACTCACGTAATCTGTAAGattcaagaaaaacaaatgcaaaTTCACATCAAATAAACAACTTGTATGATCACAAATAGAAACACcaggaaaataaaatagattagTAAAAGAAAGACTTTTCAAGCAAACCTTCGGTTGAAGATGAGGAAGGATGAGAATGGATCCTCATTTTGTACACAATTACTAGTGGAGATTTGCAGAAAAAACAAACAACAATTGTGAAGAAAGAGAGAGTCTCAGTGTGGTGAGAGACAATGAGTAGGATTGTGGGAGAGGAGACCAATTTATATGTGCAGTTGacaaacttaaattatattGGATTTGACACACTTAACTTATATTGGATTTTAGTAATCAATAGTTGACCAATTTTTAAGTTGAGAGTGATTAAGCCTTATGAAAGGACTTAccttatatttgatatttgttttaagattaaaaaaaaaacaaatctatTTACAAGTTTTGTGATAGTAGATAACAAGACAATGATGCTATTGGCATGTCATATATAGGCTTTTAAATTTATGACTAACATGCTGCACATTGATATgttttatgttattgttgtacatatgatttttaaaaaacgtttttaggaataaaatggaAAACACTTGCAATATTGAAATGCACGTGTTTGTCGGAATTGAAATATATAGTTGAACTAATCAATTAGAACAACCACCATACTTATTCTATAATTGCGAGGTTTTATATTTGAAAGTTAGATTACGATTATACCCTTCCACAGTTAATTGACTATTATGATTGTCACGTACCGACTCCTCAAGTCATGGACACCTACTATTACCCACCAGCACGTATGTCAACCCTAACTCAGAATGACATTATTGAGTATAGTGGTACAtcaatagaaataaaattatagcaATTAAATAAGACAGAGGCGGAAGCAAACCAAAAACTTTATACATGAAGATAATTTCCTCCAAAAACCTAGAAGTTGTAGCGCTATCTAATATTGAAGTACCAATCACAAAAGTGGACCAGGAAAGTCATTTCAAAGGAAAAATACAGGataacataaatacataagGATACAGGCTGATCGAAGGTGCCAAATGCGCACCCACATCTCTAATCTTAAAAGTTGTTGAAGATGACACAAAGAATCACAACAGATAGTTGTTACCAGGACCATCATACAAAATAGATGTAGAGTGTAGCATGAGTACCAAAATAAAGGTACTCAGTAGGCATCAACGGTCGAAAAAGCAAGAAACGTAAAGACAATAAGAAAAGATACAATCTAAACACAAATAGATGTCCAAATGGATATGAAAGAAAGCACACGAGTATACCGAAAGAAAATCTAAGTATATCTAAACTAAAAAGAACTGAACCTCATAAGCCTAGAAGATACACTTGAGAACACAATTTGTAAGACCCTATATTCATAAAATCACCCAATGCAGATTTCTAGAAGTTGCAAGTGCAACCCACGATAGCCACCCACGAACCATAGGGTAACCCACGGCCCGTGCTATAGGATTGTTGTCTAACCCTTCCAAGGCTCAGCCCTAGaaaatttatgtaagtttcgACCCACATACCATGGTCCATGGATCAACCCCCAAATTCAGCCTCATTTGTGACTGACAGTTGACCAACATGGACTTTCATTTGACGATCCATCAGTCATGTCCATCAGTGACCCCGACAATAGTTAAgttaggggtcttttggtcttttccttatgtGTACAACCCCTCAACTACGTCATTTAAGCTCTAAACTACttagttttggtcatttttagcCTAGAGACATAACTAGAACTTTCCTAAGACAGATCATTctttaaaacatagaaaaattataGCATAACAGAAAAAAGAGGTTAAGAACCCTAGTGCAAGAATAGAACAAGGTTTCATGAGTTCTAGTCccgaaattaaattttttaatggaaTTTGTCACttggtatgtgagatttcactatgGGTTCTTTTAACTCATTAGGTCCCTATATTCCAGTCAGAATATATATTCCCTTAATATTATCCAGACTTAAGGTTTCTTGAATGTTAGAATGATTAGGTTTTAGTTGTTCAAATGATCCGTATGATCCTAAATTCAATATCATTTTTCCCTAATTAATGAATAAACTCCGAACcctctgtttttctttttagttcatgaattacacatgttaggACACTTAAATCAGAACCctagctctctctctctctctctctctctctgtatatatatatatatatatatatatatatatactgaaaATCCTTGTGTCAGTGGTTCAAATCCACTTCTAAGCAGGCGAAAGGTCCAAACCGTAGCCAGGAGTGGGCCGGattgagaaatgaaaaatgaaagagtAAGCAAAAAAATGTGAGCTCTCCTGCACTTTACGGACAGCTTTTTGGCGGTAGGGTTTGGGTGCTTGaggcaaattaaaaaaaagcgGTTTATTACTCGGATTGGTTCTCGCATCGCTCCAAAAGGATAGGCGAGTTTGGTTTGAGTGTTCATCGATCGGGTGGATCTATATGCTTCGGGGTGGTGAGACGAGGTGTAGCCAGTCTGGTCAACGCATCTGTTTTGGGTACAGAGGGCCATTGGTTTGAatcctttctctctctctctctctcacacacacacgaatatatatatatatatatatatatatatatatatatatatatatatatgttcttcCGTTCCCCAAAACCCACTTCAGCTTTCAAGATTGGGTTGGTGTTCCGATAGGCGAGAGCTGTGAAGCCAGATCGTACTAAAGAcaatgaaaaaatttggaaaatgatagatttccaaaaaataagtaaaagcagTATTGAAAGACATTCCTATATTAAATAGGACGAGCTTTTTCACGAAGAAAGTTTCGCGCCCAACTGCTTGTATATCGATCGGAAAGAAGCAGCTAGAAACTCTATCAGTGGTTCTTCCTTCCTATCCCATATATCTATAAGAGTTGCTTGATTCACCCTCATTTTTAATAGGAGTGTGATTCCGGGGCAGGGATCACAAACGGGAATCTAAATAGAAAAGAAGGCTAAGGTCCACATAAAAAGTAACTAAAACTTTATGACTGAAATGTTCTACTACTGGATAGCTTAAACTACTGACatgcaaaataaaaatgtaatattaATATACTGATAATAATGCATACAAAATTAACTTATATATTTTCagtatattaatattatatttttagtttgcaTGTCAatattttgagctatccagtattacAACATTTCAGTCATAAggttttaattactttttcaaTCGGGAGAATCTTAATACAATGTAGACTAGGGTTAGTGACCCTCAAGTCCCAGAACTACATGCCTCGTAAGATAAGTCCCCTCTGTTGGGCATTACATTTTAGGTCTCACGACAACATGCCTCTAGTAGGGTATATTctgtcctctcgatggggcgtatacatcggactacACATTTAACTCATGTGGTTTAATGTCGTTTATTAGTATCTCACTTATAGTCCAGTTAGACtttattgcattgaccatgttaTGAGTATAGCTTCATTTTTAGTCTTAACATGTTATAAACTTGTTCATTATATTCAATTTAGCCATGTtctgattatataattgttttatCGCTCGTTTCACTTATATGTTTTGTTCAATTTTACTCTATCATGTATGCTCAATACATTTCAAGTACTAACATATACTCTACGCTACATCTTTTCTTGATGTAGGTTCAGGCCCCCATTATTTAGATCAAGCATAGTTTGATTCTCGATCTTCAGTTCGGCATCactggtgagtcctcattctttgaGGACTAGTAGCAtgaatatcttctttttttagttttagttttagttttctagatttagttggggccTGTCCCAACACTTCTAGTCAGTTATAGGTTATTTTCATACATAGATAGTTTTATCTTAGTGTTAGagcttcatttttcatttgtattCAAACTCgctgttttattttattcagaTAATTTATGGATATGCCCCATCATCTTAGATTTTCATATGATTTAGCTAccatacaatatttatttgtttagtttGATTTTGTATGCTTATGATTTTTTAGTAGAGTTAGATTGAGGTCACTCATGATCCTAGGAACTGTGTTTGCATTCAAGGGTAGCCTCGAGGCCTGACAAATTCTGTATCAGAGAACTAAGTTTAAGAGTCCTAAGATGTTTAAAAAGTCGCACTAAGTATAGTCATTTTCATGGGTATGAACtacaccacatctaatgagaagGATACTACGAGGTGTTTTAGGAAGAACTTCAATTCTTTGTAACTTTAATCGTGCTTAAGGTATGACCTTATTCCTCGCTTTGACTCATCGTTTTTTGTTTCACATCATTGCTCCTTGTAGAGCATATGAAAGGAATGTGAATGCTAGAAATTCAAATGCTGCCCCTCCAATACTAGATCATGAAGTTTTGAATACTGAATTTCAAAACCTTATCTAGTTGTTGGCTCAAAGTGTGACCAAATAGAACAATTATCAAGTTTCACTTTCGGCAAATGCTAATATTGGGTTAGCTGCAAATGGAGTTCGtcattttgttaggatgaatcttCCTGAATTCTTAGGATTgcaaaatgatgaggatcccAAAAATTTCATTGATGAGGTGAAAAAGATATTTGGAGTGATGCATGTAATTAGGAATGATAGAGATGAGTTGGCATCTTACCAACTTAAGGATGTAGCTCATATCTGGAATACTTAGTGGAAAGAGAATAGGGGTGAAGATACAACTCCTATTACTTGGGGATGCCTTAGTGAGACTTTTCTGGACGGGTTCTTACCAAGAAGGTTGAGGGAGGAAAAAGCTTAGTAGTTTATGAACTTATGAATTTGAGGCAGGGTTCTATGACGGTCCAAGAATATGGACTCAATTTCACCCAACTCTCCATGTATGGTCCTCACATGCTTGCTGATTCCAAGGCTCAAATGAACAAGTTGATGTATGGGGTCTCTGATCTTGTGAGAACATGATGCAGGAAGGCCATGTTCCGTGAAGATATGAACATTTTTAGCCTCATGACTTATGCTCAataggttgagggtgataagcttagggaacaatataaggagaataagaagggTAGGACACACACTTGTGATTGCTCTCAACAAAAATCAGGTGGCAGAAATTGGTTGCAGTTGAAGTAGAATTCTTCAGCTCGAACATCTTCATCAACTAGTGCTCAATCCTCTAAGTTTCGAAATCATAAAATGGTAGGGGATCAGGATCTAAGTTTGAAGGGAGTGTTTCATGCATCAGAACCTACCGAACTTGTCATAaatgtggtaagaaccatccggAAAAGTTCCTTGCAGGAAAGAAGAATGCTTTGGGTATGGTTAGTCTGGTCACAAGTTGAAACATTGTCCCTCTAAATAGGGTCAAAGAGGCAATAATAGTAGATACCAGTCCACAACTTCAGCAGCACAAACAGGACGCCCGACTCAGCCGGGTAACTTATCTGGTACAAGTGGCGCTCAGTGCCAAAACAGGTTTTATGTTTTTCAGGATTGCCAAGATCAAGAATTCTCTAGATGTAGTCACTGGTATGTTACGAGTCTTTGACATagatgtttatgctttattaTATCAAGGGGATACTTTCATTTCCAACTTcttatataatagaaaaattttcagtgttaGTCCAGACACTCTCTCAGGATCCTTCTCAATCCTATTCTAGTCAGTGAATGAGTTATAACAAGACGGGTGTACAAAAATTATCCTATCTAAGTCTCCATAAAGTCACCTTagcagatcttgtagagttagaaatagtATACTTCAATGttattctaggcatggattggttaaaTTCATGTTATGCCTAATCTATTGTACAATTAGGATTGTTCATTTTGCAGTTTCCAAATGAACAAATCtcagaatggaagggtagtagatTAGTGCCTATATgttgattcatttcttaccttaaggccacaaaAATGATTTCTAAGGGGTATCTCTATATTCTAGTTTGggttatatatttaatatctgAAACCCATCTCTTAAGTCAATTCTAGTAGTCAATGAGTTCCTAAAAGTGTTTACAAAAGATCTTTTCGGTGTTTCCCCAAAATAGAAAATGACTTTGTAATTGATCTTCTTCTAGATACCctgcctatttctattcctacTTGCATAATGGATCCAGCTGAGcttaagaaattgaaagagCTATTGAAAGAGCTTCTGGATAAGGGATTCATCGAACCTAGTATTTCCCCATAGGGTGAACTAGTGTTGTTCgtgaaaaagaaatatggatctctcagaatgtgcatcgATTATAGACAGTTGAAtaagtcacaatcaagaataagtatcccatctaaaggattgatgacttgtttgaacAATTATGGGGTGCTAGTCATTTATCAAAGATATACCTCAGATACAA
This DNA window, taken from Solanum lycopersicum chromosome 5, SLM_r2.1, encodes the following:
- the LOC101262723 gene encoding ATP-dependent helicase rhp16-like; translated protein: MNEAQVGGFVDTDLTAEAVCPNITKGECSIKIKEEQVEQDGVINDVGNGGDILLMWQKWEEENDRWMEENHALYLDFNSQNEFMTETAEQPSDLIIPLLRYQKEWLAWALKQEESIVRGGILADDMGMGKTVQAIALVLAKRGIGQAISDSAVKGTLVICPVVAVIQWVNEIERFTTKVSNAIFVYHGANREKNIGRFAEYDFVITTYSIVETEYRKNIMILHSINWNRIILDEAHCVKNIHSNTTRAILSLESSYKWALSGTPLQNRVGELYSLVHFLQIIPYSYYFCEDCDCRALNNSSFECPHCHHQSFRHFCWWNRYIASPIQSQGNHGFGRDAMILLKHKILKTIMLRRTKKGRAADLGLPLKIVTLRKDCFDVKEEEYYRSLWDESRAQFNMYIQAGTLMNNYVNIFNLLTRMRQAVDHPYLVECSSSSLARSGRTTNVGYVEQTCGLCHDPAKDPIVNSCTHVFCKSCLINISAIVEQLSCPSCFKSITVDFTANDQKTKATIKGFRSSSILNRICLDNFQTSTKIEALREEIRFMIEREGSAKAIVFSQFTSFLDLIHYSLQKSGINCVQLDGSMTITARGSAITRFTSDPDCIIFLMSLKAGGLSLNLTVASHVFLMDPWWNAAVERQAEDRIHRIGQFKPTRIVRFVIENTIEERILELQEKKKLLFEGTVGGASEALEELTEADLKFLFVT